From Pseudomonas sp. stari2, a single genomic window includes:
- a CDS encoding FecR domain-containing protein: MSSSMINPQILGEAADWLVQLHSGTASPSDHQAIAQWRSRSAEHAIAWQRAEALLGDLRSVPANVAIQTLQRASRKEGLSRRQTVTRLGLLLIAGPLGIASQHVPWQQWTADQRTTVGEQKTLQLPDGTQLLLNTDSAVNIAYSPVERRVLLLNGEVLINTASDAAARPFIVETPQGLARALGTRFCVRTEGSRSLVSVLEGQVQITPELLKQNAIIKAGERQRFKLNGFDSAETFDTASLAWDKGMLLASNMRLDELLGELSRYRRGVLRCHPDVAAMRVSGAFSLRDTDSSLRLLSDTLPLKINSLTRYWLSVEPRV; the protein is encoded by the coding sequence GCCATCGCCCAATGGCGCAGCCGCAGCGCCGAACACGCCATCGCCTGGCAACGGGCCGAAGCTCTGCTCGGTGATTTGCGCAGCGTGCCGGCCAATGTGGCGATCCAGACCTTGCAACGGGCTTCACGCAAAGAAGGCCTCAGCCGTCGCCAGACGGTCACCCGCCTCGGCCTGCTGTTGATAGCGGGACCGCTGGGCATCGCCTCACAACACGTTCCGTGGCAGCAATGGACCGCCGACCAGCGCACCACAGTCGGCGAGCAAAAAACGCTGCAACTGCCGGACGGCACTCAACTGCTGCTCAACACCGATAGCGCCGTAAACATCGCCTACAGCCCGGTCGAGCGCCGAGTCTTGTTACTCAACGGCGAAGTGCTGATCAACACCGCCAGCGATGCTGCCGCCCGCCCGTTCATTGTCGAAACCCCGCAAGGCCTCGCTCGTGCACTCGGCACGCGGTTCTGCGTGCGCACCGAGGGTTCGCGCAGCCTGGTGTCGGTGCTGGAGGGCCAGGTGCAAATCACCCCGGAATTGCTCAAGCAAAACGCGATCATCAAGGCCGGCGAACGCCAGCGCTTCAAGCTGAACGGCTTCGACAGCGCCGAAACTTTCGACACTGCGAGCCTGGCCTGGGACAAAGGCATGCTGCTGGCCAGCAACATGCGTCTGGACGAATTGCTCGGAGAGTTGAGCCGATACCGTCGGGGGGTCTTGCGCTGTCATCCGGATGTCGCGGCAATGCGCGTGTCCGGGGCATTTTCCCTGCGCGACACCGATTCCAGCCTGCGTTTGCTCAGCGACACGCTGCCGCTGAAGATCAACAGCCTGACCCGCTATTGGCTGTCGGTGGAACCCCGTGTCTGA
- a CDS encoding TonB-dependent siderophore receptor produces MTALPTPRPASFPLKALNLSLALAFGALLPTLGHAADSVSESTSQSVNIGPGLLNHVLAQFAVSVGVPLSFDPSQLGNRQSPGLQGNYTAQSGFARLLEGSGFELISTGHNGYTLAPKVAADGALELGATNVTALRDDSGDTYGGEQVARRAQVGMLGNQAVNDLPFSVTSYTAKTMADQQAQTIGDVLLNDSSVRQSNGFGNFSQMFMIRGLPLASDDISYNGLYGVLPRQIIATEALDRVELFKGPNAFVNGVTPSGSGIGGGINLQPKRALDTPTRSVTLDYSADGRVGGHLDLGQRFGEDNRFGARVNLMQREGDTAVDDEDQRSSLFSIGLDYRGERLRVSTDFGYQKQVINQGRSVIYVDSSLKKAPKVPDANASYAQSWSYSQLEDTFGMARAEYDLNDNWTAYVSGGAKHTRENGVYSSLTVTDLNGSARGGMLYSPHDEDNQSAMAGLNGRFDTGLVTHQLNLGWAGIWGEQRSAYETIGNASRYSTNLYNVTDKPRPPATSFAGDINDPRVVGKNTLRSEAISDTLGFLDDRVLLTLGLRRQQMKVDGWATATGARTSSYDESITTPVYGLVIKPWEHVSFYANRIEGLAKGPTPPTTAINRDETFAPVRSKQVEAGVRLDMGSYGASLGVYRIEQPSSYTQDGIFRVDGQQTNKGVELNVYGEPLDGVRLLSGATLMKTELEGSANGVNDGNRAVGVPRFQFNLGADWDIPGLEGAALSARMLRTGGQYLNAANTQSIPAWTRFDLGTRYAFKLDEKQITLRANLENVANEAYWASANGGYLTQGAPRTLKVSATVDF; encoded by the coding sequence ATGACCGCATTGCCCACGCCCCGCCCTGCTTCTTTCCCGCTCAAGGCCCTGAATCTGAGCCTCGCCCTGGCCTTCGGCGCGCTGCTGCCAACCCTCGGCCACGCCGCCGACAGCGTTAGCGAAAGCACCAGCCAAAGCGTCAACATCGGCCCTGGCCTGCTCAACCATGTGCTGGCGCAATTTGCGGTCAGCGTCGGCGTGCCGCTGTCGTTCGATCCGTCGCAACTGGGCAATCGCCAGAGCCCGGGCCTGCAAGGCAATTACACCGCGCAAAGCGGCTTTGCCCGGTTGCTGGAAGGCAGCGGCTTCGAACTGATCAGCACCGGCCACAACGGTTACACCCTGGCCCCGAAAGTCGCAGCGGACGGCGCGCTGGAACTCGGCGCCACCAATGTCACTGCCTTGCGCGACGACAGCGGCGACACCTACGGCGGCGAACAGGTCGCCCGCCGCGCTCAAGTCGGCATGCTTGGCAATCAGGCAGTCAACGACCTGCCCTTCAGCGTCACCAGCTACACCGCCAAGACCATGGCCGACCAGCAGGCGCAAACCATCGGCGATGTGTTGCTCAACGACTCTTCGGTGCGCCAGTCCAACGGCTTCGGCAACTTCTCGCAGATGTTCATGATCCGCGGTCTGCCGCTGGCCTCCGATGACATTTCCTATAACGGTCTCTACGGCGTGCTGCCCCGGCAGATCATCGCCACTGAAGCGCTGGATCGCGTCGAGCTGTTCAAGGGCCCGAATGCGTTCGTCAACGGTGTCACCCCGAGCGGCAGCGGCATCGGTGGCGGGATCAACCTGCAACCCAAACGCGCCCTGGACACGCCGACCCGCAGCGTCACCCTTGATTACAGCGCCGACGGCCGGGTCGGCGGGCATCTGGACCTCGGTCAGCGCTTTGGCGAGGACAACCGCTTCGGTGCACGGGTCAACCTGATGCAACGCGAAGGCGACACCGCCGTCGATGACGAAGACCAGCGCTCGTCGCTGTTCAGCATCGGCCTCGACTATCGCGGCGAACGCCTGCGGGTCTCGACCGATTTCGGTTATCAGAAGCAGGTGATCAATCAAGGTCGCTCGGTGATCTATGTCGATTCGAGCCTGAAAAAAGCCCCCAAAGTACCGGACGCCAACGCCAGCTACGCCCAGAGCTGGAGCTATTCGCAACTCGAAGACACCTTCGGCATGGCCCGCGCCGAATATGACCTCAACGACAACTGGACCGCCTACGTGTCCGGCGGTGCCAAGCACACCCGCGAGAACGGTGTTTACTCGTCGCTGACCGTCACGGACCTCAACGGCAGTGCCCGCGGCGGCATGCTCTATTCGCCCCACGACGAAGACAACCAGAGCGCCATGGCCGGCCTCAACGGTCGCTTCGACACCGGCCTCGTCACCCATCAGTTGAACCTCGGCTGGGCTGGCATTTGGGGCGAGCAGCGCTCAGCCTACGAAACCATCGGCAATGCCTCGCGCTACTCCACCAATCTGTACAACGTCACCGACAAACCGCGCCCGCCGGCCACCTCGTTCGCCGGTGACATCAACGATCCGCGCGTCGTCGGCAAAAACACCCTGCGCAGCGAAGCGATTTCCGACACCCTCGGTTTCCTTGACGACCGCGTGCTGCTGACCCTCGGCCTGCGCCGCCAGCAAATGAAGGTCGATGGCTGGGCCACGGCCACCGGGGCCCGCACTTCGAGTTACGACGAATCGATCACCACTCCGGTCTACGGTCTGGTGATCAAGCCCTGGGAGCACGTGTCGTTCTACGCCAACCGCATCGAAGGTCTGGCCAAGGGGCCGACGCCGCCGACCACCGCAATCAACCGCGACGAAACCTTCGCGCCGGTGCGCAGCAAACAGGTCGAGGCCGGCGTGCGGCTGGACATGGGCAGCTATGGCGCCAGCCTCGGCGTCTACCGCATCGAGCAACCGTCGAGCTACACCCAGGACGGTATCTTCCGGGTCGACGGCCAGCAGACCAACAAGGGCGTGGAACTCAACGTCTACGGCGAACCGCTCGACGGCGTGCGCCTGCTCAGCGGCGCGACATTGATGAAGACGGAACTCGAAGGCAGCGCCAACGGCGTGAATGACGGCAACCGTGCCGTCGGCGTGCCGCGCTTCCAGTTCAACCTCGGTGCCGATTGGGACATCCCGGGGCTGGAAGGTGCAGCACTCAGCGCCCGTATGTTGCGCACCGGAGGCCAATACCTGAACGCGGCCAACACCCAGAGCATTCCAGCGTGGACCCGTTTCGATCTTGGCACGCGCTACGCCTTCAAACTGGATGAAAAACAGATCACCCTGCGGGCCAATCTTGAAAACGTCGCCAACGAAGCCTATTGGGCCTCGGCCAATGGCGGCTATCTGACCCAGGGCGCACCGCGCACGTTGAAGGTTTCGGCCACCGTAGACTTCTGA
- a CDS encoding sensor domain-containing diguanylate cyclase, with protein sequence MPIPIHDPHQAPGGTLKRLPLRKAAVLFIVAVCLCLSGLLYLQIEQSRRQDLANAQMSSANLTRAMAQQAEDTFLAADLVMTSLVDWIQEDGYGAAQKPRLQRTFARRVQQLEQLHGMFLFDRKGQWVITSFPDLPRGNGVADREYFKYHQQNVSAVAHIGPAIRSRENGDWIIPISKRVNDRSGNFQGVLLAGIKMSYFDKFFKSFSLDDNGTMFLGLTDGTLLARRPFDESLIGTSLAKGEIYQTLLPNASAGTAMIDSVVDGVTRLYGYRQLESYPLVVSASSSRDTILKGWHDRAFQSSVIVALVMLGVGLFGWVFIHQVRDGERIEKNLIKAQRALELIATHDSLTGLANRRLFEQSLEIEFARGARQSSPVSLIMLDIDFFKRYNDAYGHVAGDHCLTQVALVVKNCCQRKSDLAVRYGGEEFAVLLPDTDINGALAIAGQIRRSVMDKHITHSGSPTGYLTVSLGCYSFIPLGNDSPELFIQRADAALYQAKNAGRNRAAVLSMDGGVGELMRSDR encoded by the coding sequence TTGCCTATCCCCATTCACGATCCGCATCAGGCCCCCGGCGGCACACTCAAGCGTTTGCCGCTGCGCAAGGCGGCGGTGCTGTTCATTGTTGCGGTGTGTCTGTGCCTGTCCGGTTTGCTGTATTTGCAGATCGAGCAGTCGCGTCGGCAGGATCTGGCGAACGCGCAGATGTCTTCGGCCAACCTGACCCGGGCGATGGCGCAGCAGGCCGAAGATACTTTTCTGGCGGCGGATCTGGTGATGACCAGTCTGGTCGACTGGATTCAGGAAGACGGCTATGGCGCGGCGCAGAAACCGCGTTTGCAGAGAACCTTCGCACGCCGGGTGCAGCAACTGGAGCAGTTGCACGGCATGTTTCTGTTCGATCGCAAAGGGCAGTGGGTGATCACCTCATTCCCTGATCTGCCGCGCGGCAACGGCGTGGCGGATCGCGAGTACTTCAAATATCACCAGCAGAACGTATCGGCCGTGGCGCACATCGGCCCGGCGATTCGCAGCCGCGAAAACGGCGATTGGATCATCCCGATCTCCAAGCGGGTCAATGACCGCTCCGGCAATTTCCAGGGCGTGCTGCTGGCCGGCATCAAGATGTCGTACTTCGACAAGTTCTTCAAAAGCTTCAGCCTTGACGACAATGGCACCATGTTCCTCGGCCTGACCGACGGCACGCTGCTCGCTCGCCGACCGTTCGACGAGTCCTTGATTGGCACCTCTCTGGCCAAGGGCGAGATCTATCAGACGTTGCTCCCCAATGCTTCTGCAGGCACGGCAATGATCGATTCGGTAGTCGACGGGGTCACGCGCCTTTATGGCTATCGGCAGCTCGAAAGTTATCCGCTGGTGGTGTCTGCCTCTTCATCGCGGGACACGATTCTCAAGGGCTGGCATGACCGTGCCTTTCAGTCCAGCGTGATCGTGGCGCTGGTGATGCTCGGTGTGGGGCTGTTCGGCTGGGTGTTCATTCATCAGGTGCGCGACGGCGAGCGGATCGAGAAAAACCTGATCAAGGCCCAGCGGGCGCTGGAGCTGATTGCTACCCACGACAGCCTGACCGGGCTGGCCAACCGGCGCCTGTTCGAGCAGTCGCTGGAAATCGAATTCGCCCGGGGCGCCCGACAGTCGAGCCCGGTGAGCCTGATCATGCTCGATATCGATTTCTTCAAGCGCTACAACGATGCCTACGGCCATGTAGCCGGCGACCATTGCCTGACGCAAGTGGCGTTGGTGGTGAAGAACTGCTGTCAGCGCAAATCCGATCTGGCGGTGCGCTACGGCGGCGAAGAGTTTGCAGTGCTGTTGCCGGACACCGACATCAACGGCGCCCTGGCAATTGCCGGGCAGATCCGCCGCAGCGTCATGGACAAACACATCACCCACAGTGGCTCACCCACCGGTTACCTCACCGTGAGCCTGGGCTGTTATTCGTTCATTCCGCTGGGCAACGACAGCCCGGAACTGTTCATCCAGCGTGCCGATGCGGCGCTGTATCAGGCCAAGAACGCGGGCCGCAATCGCGCGGCAGTGTTGTCCATGGACGGCGGCGTTGGTGAGTTGATGCGTTCGGATCGCTGA
- a CDS encoding PAAR domain-containing protein, protein MSGKPAARVTDPTACPLPGHGTNPIVSGSPNVNFDGLPAARMTDKSACGSPITGGVSSTVFINGLNAATLDSTGGHGNVVIGGSGTVIIGDTVTNAPFSGLLPMPVHFTDKLQLVNDTTGEPMPNHPYMIQRADGRMEHGVSDAGGFTHTISSHLPESIKLFLEE, encoded by the coding sequence ATGAGCGGAAAACCCGCTGCCCGAGTGACCGACCCGACAGCCTGCCCATTACCGGGACATGGCACCAACCCGATTGTCAGTGGTTCGCCGAACGTGAATTTCGACGGGCTGCCCGCTGCGCGTATGACGGACAAGTCGGCGTGCGGCAGCCCGATTACCGGTGGCGTTTCCTCGACGGTTTTCATCAATGGTCTGAACGCCGCCACCCTGGACAGCACCGGTGGTCACGGGAATGTGGTCATTGGTGGATCCGGCACGGTCATCATCGGCGATACCGTGACGAACGCACCCTTCAGCGGGCTGCTGCCAATGCCGGTGCACTTCACCGACAAATTGCAGCTGGTGAACGACACCACCGGTGAGCCGATGCCGAATCATCCGTACATGATCCAGCGTGCGGACGGTCGGATGGAGCACGGCGTGTCCGATGCTGGCGGTTTCACCCACACCATCAGTTCGCATCTTCCGGAATCCATCAAACTGTTTCTGGAGGAATGA
- a CDS encoding ribonuclease T2 gives MKKLFTIMALIALTVGSIGLSSARQSHASKAPTESVAGVFDYYLLTLSWSPTFCLTHKDDPQCTGKGYGFVLHGLWPQYAKGGWPESCPPLTTLSAAETAKGMTLFPTKKLLDHEWSKHGTCSGLGAMGYFDEADKAVAAVTIPQELQPFSNSYYFEAQEIADLFRKSNPGIPADGIAVICNGPELSEVRVCMGKDLQFGACGKGVKTQCRAGDIRVPPSR, from the coding sequence ATGAAAAAGCTTTTTACAATTATGGCGCTGATTGCGCTGACGGTCGGTAGCATCGGCCTGAGTTCGGCGCGTCAGTCACATGCCAGCAAGGCACCAACGGAGTCGGTGGCGGGGGTGTTCGATTACTACCTGCTGACGCTGTCCTGGTCGCCGACGTTCTGCCTCACCCACAAGGACGACCCGCAATGTACCGGCAAGGGCTACGGTTTTGTCCTGCATGGCCTGTGGCCGCAATACGCCAAGGGCGGCTGGCCGGAGTCCTGCCCGCCGCTGACCACGCTTTCGGCCGCTGAAACAGCCAAGGGCATGACATTGTTCCCGACGAAAAAACTCCTCGATCACGAATGGAGCAAGCACGGCACCTGCAGTGGCCTGGGGGCAATGGGCTATTTCGACGAAGCCGACAAAGCCGTGGCGGCGGTGACAATCCCGCAAGAGTTGCAACCGTTCAGCAACTCTTATTACTTCGAAGCGCAGGAAATCGCCGACCTGTTCCGCAAGAGCAATCCGGGCATCCCGGCAGACGGCATCGCCGTGATCTGCAACGGCCCGGAACTCTCGGAAGTGCGGGTGTGCATGGGCAAGGACCTGCAGTTCGGTGCGTGCGGCAAGGGCGTGAAAACCCAGTGCCGGGCGGGGGATATCCGGGTGCCGCCGTCGCGGTAA
- a CDS encoding copper resistance system multicopper oxidase codes for MFSNTSRRTFVKGLAAGGLLGGLGLWRTPVWALNSPGQLNELNGTDFELFIGETPVNFTGKPRTAMTINGGVPGPLLRWREGDTVTLRVRNRLKADTSIHWHGILLPANMDGVPGLSFHGIEPGGVYVYQFKVRQHGTYWYHSHSGLQEQAGVYGPLVIDAREPEPFQYDREHVVMLSDWTDEDPASLMKTLKKQSDYYNYHKRTVGDFIHDVGEKGWGATVADRTMWAQMKMNPTDIADVSGATYTFLMNGHAPDNNWTGLFRPGEKLRLRLINGSAMTYFDVRIPGLKMTVVAADGLHVKPVTVDELRIAVAETYDVIVEPAADAYTLFAQAMDRTGYARGTLATRAGLSAPVPALDPRPLVSMDDMGMGGMDHGSMDMSAMDHASMNMGPMQSHPDSEKDNPLVDMQAMTTAPKLDDPGLGLRNNGRRVLTYADLRSTFEDPDGREPGRTIELHLTGHMEKFVWSFNGIKFSDAEPLRLKYGERIRLVLVNDTMMTHPIHLHGMWSDLEDENGDFQVRKHTIDMPPGTRRSYRVTADALGRWAYHCHLLYHMEMGMFREVRVEE; via the coding sequence ATGTTTTCCAACACCTCAAGACGCACCTTCGTCAAAGGCCTGGCCGCCGGCGGTCTGCTCGGTGGCCTCGGCCTGTGGCGCACGCCGGTGTGGGCACTCAACAGTCCCGGTCAACTCAACGAACTGAACGGCACCGACTTCGAACTGTTCATCGGCGAAACCCCGGTCAACTTCACCGGCAAGCCACGTACAGCAATGACCATCAATGGCGGCGTCCCAGGCCCGCTGCTGCGCTGGCGTGAAGGCGACACGGTGACACTGCGGGTGCGTAACCGGCTCAAGGCCGACACCTCGATCCACTGGCACGGGATTCTGCTGCCGGCCAATATGGACGGCGTACCGGGCCTGAGTTTTCACGGCATCGAACCGGGTGGCGTGTACGTCTACCAATTCAAGGTTCGCCAGCACGGCACCTACTGGTATCACAGCCATTCCGGCTTGCAGGAACAGGCCGGCGTCTACGGGCCGCTGGTGATCGACGCCCGGGAGCCGGAGCCGTTCCAGTACGACCGCGAGCACGTGGTGATGCTCAGCGACTGGACCGACGAAGACCCGGCCAGCCTGATGAAAACCCTGAAAAAGCAGTCCGACTACTACAACTACCACAAGCGCACCGTTGGCGATTTCATCCATGACGTCGGCGAAAAAGGCTGGGGCGCCACTGTTGCCGATCGCACGATGTGGGCGCAGATGAAGATGAATCCCACCGACATCGCCGATGTCAGCGGCGCCACGTACACCTTCCTGATGAATGGCCACGCTCCGGATAACAACTGGACCGGCCTGTTTCGCCCCGGCGAAAAGCTGCGCCTGCGGCTGATCAACGGCTCGGCCATGACTTACTTCGACGTGCGTATTCCCGGCTTGAAAATGACCGTGGTCGCCGCCGACGGCCTGCACGTCAAACCGGTCACCGTCGACGAGCTGCGCATCGCCGTGGCGGAAACCTATGACGTGATCGTCGAACCCGCCGCCGACGCCTACACCCTGTTCGCCCAGGCCATGGACCGCACTGGTTACGCCCGCGGCACCCTTGCCACCCGCGCCGGTTTGTCGGCCCCGGTGCCGGCGCTGGACCCGCGCCCGCTGGTGAGCATGGACGACATGGGCATGGGCGGCATGGATCACGGTTCGATGGACATGAGCGCCATGGACCACGCCAGCATGAACATGGGCCCGATGCAGTCGCACCCCGACAGCGAAAAGGACAATCCATTGGTGGACATGCAAGCCATGACCACTGCCCCGAAACTCGACGATCCTGGCCTCGGCCTGCGCAACAACGGCCGCCGCGTGCTGACCTACGCCGACCTGCGCAGCACCTTCGAAGACCCCGACGGCCGCGAACCGGGCCGCACCATCGAGCTACACCTCACCGGCCACATGGAGAAATTCGTCTGGTCGTTCAACGGCATCAAATTCTCCGACGCCGAGCCCCTGCGTTTGAAATACGGCGAGCGCATCCGGCTGGTGCTGGTCAACGACACGATGATGACCCACCCCATTCACCTGCATGGCATGTGGAGCGATCTGGAAGACGAAAACGGCGACTTCCAGGTGCGCAAACACACCATCGACATGCCGCCCGGCACCCGCCGCAGCTACCGCGTGACCGCCGATGCGCTGGGCCGTTGGGCCTATCACTGCCATCTCCTGTACCACATGGAAATGGGCATGTTCCGCGAAGTGCGAGTGGAAGAATGA
- a CDS encoding copper resistance protein B, translated as MTRFAVFSLSLLSLSSAFAASDMQGMDHSQMGDLQSMDDGMMQPAAPTESRTPIPVLTDADRAAVFTSHGGHQVHDSVINTYFLADKLEWQNGEDASTLAWDLSGWIGGDIDRLWLRSEGERSNGKTEDAEIQALWGHAISPWWDVVSGVRQDFKPGAPQTWAAFGLQGMALYNFEAEATAFLGENGQSAVRLEGDYDILLTNRLILQPTAELNVYGKNDPQRGIGSGLSNTEAGLRLRYEIRREFAPYIGVTWNRTYGNTADYAREEGEDRSEARLVLGVRLWF; from the coding sequence ATGACTCGATTTGCCGTGTTTTCGTTGTCACTTCTGTCGCTGTCTTCGGCGTTCGCCGCCAGCGACATGCAGGGCATGGACCACAGCCAGATGGGCGATCTGCAAAGCATGGACGACGGAATGATGCAGCCCGCCGCACCGACCGAAAGCCGCACACCGATCCCGGTGCTGACCGACGCCGACCGCGCCGCCGTGTTCACCAGTCACGGTGGCCACCAGGTGCACGACAGCGTCATCAACACTTACTTCCTCGCCGACAAACTCGAATGGCAGAACGGCGAAGACGCCAGCACCTTGGCCTGGGATTTGTCCGGCTGGATCGGCGGCGACATTGATCGCCTGTGGCTGCGCTCCGAAGGCGAACGCAGCAACGGCAAGACCGAAGACGCGGAGATCCAGGCGCTCTGGGGCCACGCGATTTCGCCATGGTGGGACGTGGTCAGCGGCGTGCGCCAGGACTTCAAGCCCGGCGCCCCGCAAACCTGGGCCGCGTTCGGTCTGCAAGGCATGGCGCTGTACAACTTCGAAGCCGAAGCCACGGCGTTCCTCGGCGAAAACGGCCAGAGCGCGGTGCGGCTGGAGGGTGATTACGACATCCTGCTCACCAACCGGCTGATCCTGCAGCCCACCGCCGAACTCAACGTCTACGGCAAAAACGATCCGCAACGCGGGATCGGCTCGGGCCTCTCGAACACCGAAGCCGGATTGCGCTTGCGCTATGAAATCCGCCGCGAGTTTGCGCCGTACATCGGCGTGACCTGGAACCGCACCTACGGCAACACCGCCGATTACGCACGGGAAGAAGGCGAGGATCGCAGCGAAGCGCGACTTGTCCTCGGCGTGCGGCTGTGGTTCTGA
- the copC gene encoding copper homeostasis periplasmic binding protein CopC, whose product MRTLKISLVLATGLLLSSLAQAHPKLLSSTPAEGADGASPEKIELRFSENLMTQFSGAKLVMTEMPGMAHSPMPMKAKVSAGSDPKTMFVTPLSPLPAGTYKVEWRAVSSDTHPITGNVTFKVK is encoded by the coding sequence ATGCGCACACTGAAAATCTCTCTCGTCCTCGCCACTGGCCTGCTCCTGAGTTCACTGGCCCAGGCCCACCCGAAACTGCTGTCATCGACCCCGGCCGAAGGCGCGGACGGCGCGTCACCGGAGAAAATCGAACTGCGTTTTTCCGAGAACCTGATGACCCAGTTCTCCGGCGCCAAACTGGTGATGACCGAAATGCCCGGCATGGCCCACTCGCCGATGCCGATGAAGGCCAAAGTCAGCGCCGGCAGCGATCCGAAAACCATGTTCGTCACCCCGCTCTCGCCTTTGCCGGCTGGCACCTACAAGGTCGAATGGCGCGCGGTGTCATCGGACACTCATCCGATTACCGGCAACGTCACGTTCAAAGTGAAGTGA
- the copD gene encoding copper homeostasis membrane protein CopD translates to MADLINILLRMALYVDLLLLFGVALFGLYNVGATLRFRPMLRGMALFGALLSVAGLVLMTRAMSGETEIAALWPHLQMMLFETDVGLAWAVRMIALAVVMIWPGLWMASMAGALALASLAWSGHGAMDGAWHLLSDILHLLAAGAWMGAMLALVLMSRLDALFSEARIRSLADAVKRFESVGAAIVIILSVTGVANYLFIVGPKLGDVLLGTYGILLAIKVVLFAGMLVLAALNRFHLGPLLEQSLCDGQHQVAANALRRSVAVELGIALLIVALVAWLGTLGPDAG, encoded by the coding sequence ATGGCCGACCTGATCAACATCCTGCTGCGGATGGCGTTGTACGTGGATTTGCTGCTGTTGTTCGGGGTGGCGTTGTTCGGGTTGTACAACGTTGGCGCAACGCTGCGGTTTCGGCCGATGTTGCGCGGGATGGCGCTGTTCGGGGCATTACTGTCGGTAGCCGGTCTGGTACTGATGACCCGCGCCATGAGCGGCGAAACGGAAATCGCGGCGCTGTGGCCACACCTGCAGATGATGCTGTTTGAAACCGATGTCGGGCTGGCGTGGGCGGTGCGGATGATTGCGCTGGCCGTCGTGATGATCTGGCCGGGATTGTGGATGGCGTCGATGGCCGGCGCACTCGCCCTCGCCTCTCTGGCCTGGAGCGGGCACGGCGCGATGGATGGCGCCTGGCACCTGCTCAGCGACATCCTGCACCTGCTCGCGGCGGGTGCGTGGATGGGCGCCATGTTGGCGCTGGTCTTGATGTCGCGGCTCGACGCTCTGTTCAGCGAAGCGCGTATTCGTTCGCTGGCCGATGCCGTCAAACGTTTCGAAAGCGTGGGCGCGGCGATTGTGATCATCCTTTCAGTGACCGGCGTGGCGAACTACCTGTTCATCGTCGGCCCGAAGTTGGGCGATGTCTTGCTCGGCACCTACGGGATACTGCTGGCAATCAAGGTTGTGCTGTTCGCCGGCATGCTGGTTTTAGCGGCGTTGAACCGCTTTCACCTAGGCCCGTTGCTGGAGCAATCGTTGTGCGACGGCCAGCATCAAGTGGCAGCCAATGCGCTACGACGCAGTGTTGCAGTGGAGCTCGGGATTGCGCTGTTGATCGTGGCGCTGGTGGCGTGGCTGGGAACGCTCGGGCCGGACGCTGGATGA
- a CDS encoding transporter substrate-binding domain-containing protein, protein MTIRKNTMIFCGLLALACTVQAQESASHLDTIQQQGQLRVCTTGDYKPYTFKRADGGFEGIDIAMAQSLADSLGVKIDWVQTTWKTLMPDMQAGKCDIGMGGISVTLERQKKAYFSNTLDVDGKIPLVRCADQSKYQTLEQINQPNVRLVEPAGGTNEAFVHAFLPRAQLALHDNVTIFEQLLDNKADVMITDASEARYQQKQKPALCAVNPDRFMQYGEKAYLLPRDDMSWKFYVDQWLHLSKATGKYQSIIGKWLVTPQAQ, encoded by the coding sequence ATGACCATTCGAAAAAACACGATGATCTTCTGCGGTTTGCTGGCGCTGGCCTGTACCGTTCAGGCACAAGAATCAGCCTCGCACCTGGACACCATCCAGCAACAAGGCCAGTTGCGCGTCTGCACCACAGGCGACTACAAACCCTACACCTTTAAACGCGCAGACGGCGGTTTCGAAGGCATCGACATCGCCATGGCCCAGTCCCTGGCCGACAGCCTCGGCGTGAAGATCGATTGGGTGCAGACCACCTGGAAAACCCTGATGCCCGACATGCAGGCCGGCAAATGCGACATCGGCATGGGCGGCATTTCGGTGACGCTGGAGCGGCAGAAAAAGGCCTACTTCAGCAACACCCTCGACGTCGACGGCAAGATCCCGCTGGTGCGTTGCGCCGATCAGTCCAAGTACCAGACCCTTGAGCAGATCAATCAGCCAAACGTGCGCCTGGTCGAACCCGCCGGAGGCACCAACGAGGCCTTTGTCCACGCCTTCCTGCCCCGGGCGCAATTGGCTCTGCACGACAATGTGACGATCTTCGAGCAACTGCTCGACAACAAGGCCGATGTGATGATCACCGACGCTTCCGAAGCGCGGTATCAACAGAAGCAGAAACCCGCTCTGTGCGCCGTCAACCCGGACCGATTCATGCAGTACGGGGAAAAAGCCTACCTCCTGCCACGCGATGACATGAGCTGGAAATTCTATGTCGATCAGTGGCTGCACCTGAGTAAGGCCACCGGAAAATATCAGAGCATCATCGGTAAATGGTTGGTGACACCACAGGCGCAGTGA